A genomic stretch from Desulfotignum balticum DSM 7044 includes:
- a CDS encoding FAD-binding oxidoreductase, whose amino-acid sequence MSFEKKIIADLEKIVGKENTSGEIFDRIGYGQDAANPDLDPEKIPIAVVKPTTTEAVSGVLKYANNNKIPVYVHGAGTAFKGSPKPKRPGSILLSTHELNTIESHEEDMYFELGSGVNIYELEKVLTSKGYFLPMCIGSKFASTIGGAVSINTIGHMVDICVGKIIDYVMGVEAVLPNGEIVDTGTKSIRRPAGLDMTRYFVGGEGLFGVITKLRLRVAPEQKKGYVVGFFPELNDVAHAFQKYYQKKMPPPLYGEVIDKVAAQAPFELRGLGIPKGHMALAINVSHSQREADELAEETVRIFKSENAVDAYVVTDPKEQRDLWDARDNILNILQASDGEDRLVQAGAVESSMPLSHLDDVFDYMLTGHDYQELKEANLFIYGHIGTCDLHGMWVVPVSMPPEKRLKIAKAAIKLESDINIKWGCASGEVGQTASRIAFFKKRYGMAAHKMMMDMKMAVDPNNILNPGNLEGEGYEQS is encoded by the coding sequence ATGAGTTTTGAAAAAAAGATTATTGCTGATCTGGAAAAGATAGTGGGCAAAGAAAATACGTCCGGAGAAATCTTTGACAGAATCGGCTATGGGCAGGATGCGGCTAATCCTGATTTGGATCCGGAGAAAATTCCGATCGCTGTGGTAAAACCAACCACGACCGAGGCAGTTTCAGGTGTCCTTAAGTATGCAAATAATAATAAAATTCCTGTCTATGTTCACGGTGCAGGTACTGCTTTCAAGGGCTCTCCCAAGCCAAAACGGCCCGGAAGTATCCTTTTGAGTACCCATGAACTTAACACTATAGAATCCCATGAAGAAGATATGTATTTTGAACTGGGATCCGGTGTGAATATATATGAACTTGAAAAGGTTTTAACCAGCAAGGGGTATTTTCTCCCCATGTGTATTGGCAGTAAATTTGCCTCTACCATCGGCGGGGCGGTCTCCATCAACACCATCGGTCATATGGTTGATATCTGCGTTGGCAAAATCATTGATTATGTCATGGGTGTGGAAGCTGTTCTGCCCAACGGTGAAATTGTTGATACCGGGACAAAAAGTATTCGGCGGCCGGCTGGGCTAGATATGACTCGATATTTTGTTGGTGGCGAAGGGCTGTTCGGTGTGATTACCAAGCTTCGTCTTCGCGTGGCTCCGGAGCAGAAAAAAGGCTACGTGGTGGGCTTTTTTCCAGAATTGAACGACGTGGCCCATGCTTTTCAAAAATATTACCAGAAAAAAATGCCGCCCCCGCTTTACGGTGAAGTAATAGACAAAGTGGCGGCGCAGGCACCCTTTGAACTTCGAGGATTAGGCATACCCAAAGGTCACATGGCCTTGGCAATCAACGTCAGTCATTCCCAGCGGGAAGCCGATGAGCTTGCCGAGGAAACGGTCCGGATTTTTAAAAGCGAAAATGCCGTTGATGCTTATGTAGTTACAGACCCAAAAGAACAAAGGGACTTATGGGATGCCCGGGATAATATTTTGAATATCCTACAGGCATCTGATGGGGAAGATCGCCTTGTACAGGCTGGTGCCGTTGAATCATCGATGCCGCTGAGCCATTTGGACGATGTGTTTGACTACATGCTAACGGGACACGATTATCAGGAGTTGAAAGAGGCCAACCTGTTTATCTACGGGCATATCGGTACCTGTGACCTTCATGGCATGTGGGTGGTGCCTGTCAGTATGCCACCTGAGAAGCGCCTTAAAATCGCAAAGGCGGCAATTAAACTTGAAAGCGATATCAATATTAAATGGGGATGTGCTTCTGGAGAAGTCGGTCAAACCGCCTCCAGGATAGCCTTTTTCAAAAAACGTTACGGAATGGCGGCCCACAAAATGATGATGGACATGAAAATGGCCGTTGACCCCAACAATATTCTTAATCCGGGAAATCTTGAAGGAGAAGGGTATGAGCAATCCTGA
- a CDS encoding (Fe-S)-binding protein, which yields MGKAYKEVIPAGHIQIKENVQHKDNLTGISEKKELWAKDLNLSRAGEYTFFAGCGYQQIRYIEGMVGALKSAGKMGMGMGKVVGISKAFSKVGINLTNVTAKVTVSKDDPYTPVLVNSISILRKLGIEPGYLQDKEPCCGSPMYYAGFEDDYAKNAYKNYKLFKSMNVKKLIGVVPGCTSALKHGYPKYISDYDLEVYHILEIIALQLKQNKIQPCIEEPIKVVYHDPCQLSRYMEITDEPRQILKAIDGVELMEPDEEQIGRWSTCCGGGNIETTHPELSERMGKRRFEELMETGAKVIITNCPACEMQLNHTIKKLKIDVKVFDILSLLDDALN from the coding sequence ATGGGAAAAGCTTATAAAGAAGTCATTCCTGCTGGCCATATTCAGATAAAGGAAAATGTTCAGCACAAGGATAATCTGACCGGAATATCCGAAAAAAAAGAATTGTGGGCAAAAGATCTGAACCTGTCCCGGGCCGGTGAGTATACTTTTTTTGCCGGATGCGGGTACCAGCAGATTAGATATATTGAAGGAATGGTCGGTGCCCTCAAGAGTGCCGGTAAAATGGGCATGGGTATGGGCAAAGTGGTCGGCATTAGCAAGGCCTTCAGCAAGGTTGGTATCAATTTGACCAATGTTACCGCAAAAGTCACTGTATCAAAGGATGACCCTTATACTCCGGTTTTGGTCAATTCAATCAGTATACTCAGGAAACTTGGCATTGAGCCGGGATATCTGCAGGACAAAGAGCCTTGTTGCGGTTCCCCCATGTATTATGCGGGGTTTGAAGACGATTATGCAAAAAATGCTTATAAGAATTACAAACTGTTTAAGTCAATGAACGTTAAGAAGCTGATCGGTGTGGTTCCGGGATGCACATCAGCGTTAAAGCACGGATACCCGAAATACATCAGCGATTATGACCTGGAAGTATATCACATTCTTGAAATTATCGCTTTACAGCTCAAACAAAATAAGATTCAGCCCTGCATAGAAGAACCCATCAAGGTTGTCTACCACGATCCCTGTCAGCTTTCACGTTATATGGAAATCACGGATGAACCAAGGCAAATTCTGAAAGCAATTGACGGTGTTGAGCTTATGGAACCAGACGAAGAACAGATCGGACGATGGTCGACCTGCTGCGGTGGCGGCAACATAGAAACCACTCACCCTGAGTTATCGGAAAGAATGGGGAAACGGCGGTTTGAAGAATTGATGGAAACCGGAGCTAAGGTAATTATCACCAATTGCCCGGCCTGTGAAATGCAGCTTAACCATACAATTAAAAAGCTGAAAATAGATGTGAAAGTTTTTGATATCTTAAGCCTTCTTGATGATGCTTTGAATTGA
- a CDS encoding (Fe-S)-binding protein, translating into MSNPDLKQLEKEITDNVQRCWKCRMCVGMCPTYEGWVTQSAAGRLMAINLHIKYGLGDPKTLSDILYSCATCRRCQERCRELSTDCHPADTILKARQYLVKKAESTEDE; encoded by the coding sequence ATGAGCAATCCTGATTTGAAACAATTGGAAAAAGAGATAACAGATAATGTTCAAAGGTGCTGGAAGTGTCGGATGTGTGTCGGCATGTGCCCGACCTACGAAGGCTGGGTCACCCAAAGCGCAGCGGGAAGACTGATGGCCATCAACCTTCATATCAAGTACGGTTTAGGCGATCCAAAAACTTTGAGCGATATCCTTTATTCCTGTGCGACATGTCGCCGATGCCAGGAAAGATGCAGGGAGTTATCCACGGATTGCCATCCGGCGGATACGATTCTAAAAGCGCGCCAATACTTGGTCAAGAAGGCCGAATCAACGGAGGATGAATGA
- a CDS encoding MmgE/PrpD family protein, producing the protein MTYTSELIEQIINFDADAIPSHVIEHAKLLVLDTIGCAVGGYTTRYGAQIVSQAKEFQGAGTACIIGDGSRISAPFAAWANSSLANILDMDDVYAGTAHQSNCLIPTALSMAQFKNASGNAVLQAIVLGFEVGSRIMMYSWPSPDMGQTYFPSTWQVFDAVTAAGFLLGADEQTLYHAFGLAGMVSPIPINMQKFVERPIGFAKNVFGWTTFTGIFWTMMAQKGVEGVADILDGEAGFWKMMGSGQHDFEHLSKEWGQSFAILETKFKPYPLCTWGHSSVDCFKQILEENSIKAKDIQNIHVKTIKRAVDFLADPKMNTLYDSQFSLPHALSMVALGKKPGPEWMSPKNMFQNPEASVIAAKVTMQADQQADRVFDQEKGLAIPTQVSVQTKGDQTFSKELKYSKGTINNPFTPEEIKIKFLELASSLFDDQQTREIMDCVLNLEKLDDISILMNLLSK; encoded by the coding sequence ATGACATACACTTCTGAATTGATTGAACAGATTATTAATTTTGATGCAGATGCGATTCCAAGCCATGTCATTGAACATGCCAAGTTGCTTGTCCTGGATACCATCGGCTGTGCCGTTGGTGGATACACAACCCGTTACGGAGCCCAGATTGTTTCCCAGGCCAAAGAGTTCCAGGGTGCGGGGACGGCCTGTATCATCGGAGACGGCAGCCGGATTTCCGCACCCTTTGCCGCTTGGGCAAATTCGAGTCTGGCCAATATTCTGGACATGGATGATGTCTATGCCGGAACCGCTCATCAATCTAACTGCCTGATCCCTACTGCACTGAGTATGGCTCAGTTTAAAAACGCATCGGGAAACGCTGTTTTGCAGGCAATCGTTTTGGGGTTTGAAGTGGGTTCACGTATCATGATGTACAGTTGGCCCTCACCGGACATGGGACAAACCTATTTTCCTTCAACCTGGCAGGTGTTTGATGCAGTGACTGCGGCAGGCTTTCTGCTCGGCGCGGATGAACAAACGCTCTACCATGCCTTTGGTCTGGCAGGCATGGTATCGCCCATCCCCATTAATATGCAAAAATTCGTTGAACGGCCCATCGGGTTCGCTAAAAACGTATTCGGCTGGACAACTTTTACAGGTATTTTCTGGACCATGATGGCCCAAAAAGGCGTTGAAGGGGTTGCTGATATCCTTGATGGCGAGGCAGGTTTCTGGAAAATGATGGGGAGCGGCCAGCATGATTTTGAGCATCTGTCAAAAGAATGGGGCCAGTCTTTTGCCATTCTGGAAACCAAGTTCAAGCCTTACCCGCTTTGCACCTGGGGCCATTCTTCCGTGGATTGTTTTAAACAGATCCTTGAAGAAAACAGCATCAAGGCCAAAGATATCCAAAACATTCATGTCAAAACCATCAAGCGTGCTGTGGATTTTCTTGCTGATCCGAAAATGAATACATTGTACGATTCGCAGTTCAGCCTGCCCCATGCCTTGTCCATGGTGGCACTTGGGAAAAAACCGGGCCCGGAATGGATGAGCCCTAAGAATATGTTTCAGAATCCAGAAGCTTCGGTCATTGCAGCAAAGGTCACCATGCAGGCAGATCAGCAGGCAGACCGGGTTTTTGATCAGGAAAAGGGGCTTGCCATCCCTACACAGGTATCTGTTCAAACAAAAGGCGACCAAACTTTTTCAAAGGAGCTTAAATATTCCAAGGGAACGATAAACAACCCGTTCACTCCAGAGGAAATTAAAATTAAATTCTTAGAATTGGCTTCTTCTTTGTTTGACGATCAGCAGACCCGTGAAATTATGGATTGCGTGCTCAATCTTGAAAAATTAGACGACATTTCGATTTTGATGAATCTGTTGA
- a CDS encoding LeuA family protein — protein sequence MSTVKITESATPWKTQNWHVSQWNYLDEVTSEFQPPEKIKIHDITLRDGEQQAGVIFTKDDKIKIAEKLAEIGVHRIEAGMPAVSPNDEKAIREIVKRNLGPEIFSFCRCMVKDVELASDCGVDGIVIEIPASAHLIEQGYKWPMEKAIDLSIKATARAKELGLYTVFFTIDGTRSDMNWLLKLVDRVSKEGHMDAFTLVDTFGVLSPQAASYFTKKVMEQVDKPLEIHFHSDFGMGVANTINAVLAGAQVIHSTVLGIGERAGNTPMEETVLALLTLYGIDTGIDYSKLNELSRLVRKLSGVQIPESRPFIGDNAYNIESGILAGWYKNVFEKNPTTLFPVLPKFVGHDAPQILMGKKSGLDNIEIWTKKMGIQLDEKAAMDVLMEVKLKSHDMKRPISEEEFKEIVKKVEGAA from the coding sequence ATGAGTACTGTAAAAATCACGGAATCCGCAACACCTTGGAAGACCCAAAACTGGCATGTGAGCCAGTGGAATTATCTGGACGAAGTTACTTCAGAATTTCAACCTCCTGAAAAAATAAAAATTCACGACATTACCTTACGTGATGGTGAGCAGCAGGCGGGTGTCATTTTTACAAAGGATGACAAGATTAAAATTGCAGAAAAGCTCGCCGAGATCGGTGTGCACAGGATTGAAGCCGGGATGCCTGCAGTGTCCCCCAATGACGAGAAAGCCATCAGGGAAATCGTTAAACGGAACCTGGGACCGGAAATTTTTTCCTTTTGCCGCTGTATGGTAAAGGATGTTGAGCTTGCATCCGACTGCGGTGTTGACGGAATTGTCATTGAAATTCCGGCAAGCGCCCATCTTATTGAGCAAGGGTACAAATGGCCCATGGAAAAGGCCATTGATCTTTCCATAAAAGCCACAGCCCGCGCAAAGGAATTGGGGTTGTACACGGTCTTTTTTACCATTGACGGCACCCGCAGCGATATGAACTGGCTGCTCAAACTGGTGGACCGGGTTTCAAAAGAAGGACACATGGATGCCTTTACCCTGGTGGATACCTTTGGCGTATTGTCCCCTCAGGCCGCCAGTTACTTTACAAAAAAGGTAATGGAACAGGTGGACAAACCATTGGAAATCCACTTTCATTCGGATTTTGGAATGGGTGTGGCCAACACCATCAATGCGGTCTTAGCAGGAGCCCAAGTGATTCATTCCACGGTTCTTGGAATCGGGGAACGGGCAGGGAATACCCCCATGGAAGAGACCGTCCTGGCCTTGTTGACCCTGTACGGAATAGATACTGGCATTGATTACAGCAAGCTCAATGAACTTTCCAGGCTGGTCAGGAAACTTTCAGGTGTTCAGATACCTGAAAGCCGACCTTTTATCGGGGATAACGCCTATAATATCGAATCCGGGATTCTTGCCGGCTGGTATAAAAATGTTTTTGAAAAAAATCCCACTACCCTTTTTCCTGTTCTGCCTAAGTTTGTAGGTCATGATGCACCTCAAATTCTAATGGGGAAAAAGAGCGGTCTGGACAACATTGAGATCTGGACCAAAAAAATGGGGATTCAACTTGATGAAAAAGCGGCCATGGACGTTCTCATGGAAGTCAAATTAAAGTCCCATGACATGAAACGTCCTATTTCCGAAGAAGAATTTAAAGAAATCGTGAAAAAGGTGGAAGGAGCCGCTTAA